The proteins below come from a single Malus sylvestris chromosome 3, drMalSylv7.2, whole genome shotgun sequence genomic window:
- the LOC126614305 gene encoding vascular-related unknown protein 3-like isoform X1: MEDRSRNSMMGRGNSSDTRTTTQESPEESSWTMYLQDFMITNSQDDDDDDRRSFSSYGYENCSIISDAASSVTRKFTINGEVLGFGVVGGYNRSDVMIKRKPKEAFLDDALEDTASSPVSSPKVCNLSQSTVEPTIQKDYKDIPNAEKGSASGRVDERNESGFIGRESDCTELKKRGLCLVPFSMVANYFG, from the exons ATGGAAGATCGCTCCAGAAACTCTATGATGGGAAGAGGTAATTCTTCTGATACAAGAACCACTACTCAAGAGTCCCCTGAGGAGAGTAGTTGGACTATGTACTTGCAAGATTTCATGATAACCAATAGTCAAGACGATGACGATGACGACCGCCGTTCTTTCTCCTCATACGGTTATGAGAATTGTTCCATAATCTCCGACGCCGCTTCTTCAGTCACCCGAAAGTTTACTATTAATGGAGAAGTTTTAGGGTTTGGCGTGGTTGGAGGTTATAATAGATCTGACGTCATGATTAAGAGAAAACCCAAGGAAGCTTTTCTTGATGATGCTTTGGAGGACACAGCTAGTTCTCCAGTAAGTAGTCCCAAG GTTTGTAATCTAAGCCAGTCAACTGTGGAACCAACAATCCAAAAAGATTATAAAGACATACCTAATGcg GAGAAAGGAAGTGCTTCTGGCCGGGTGGATGAGAGAAATGAATCGGGATTTATTGGGAGAGAGAGTGACTGCACAGAATTGAAGAAAAGGGGACTTTGCTTGGTTCCATTTTCTATGGTAGCAAACTATTTTGGATGA
- the LOC126614305 gene encoding vascular-related unknown protein 3-like isoform X2 — protein sequence MEDRSRNSMMGRGNSSDTRTTTQESPEESSWTMYLQDFMITNSQDDDDDDRRSFSSYGYENCSIISDAASSVTRKFTINGEVLGFGVVGGYNRSDVMIKRKPKEAFLDDALEDTASSPVSSPKEKGSASGRVDERNESGFIGRESDCTELKKRGLCLVPFSMVANYFG from the exons ATGGAAGATCGCTCCAGAAACTCTATGATGGGAAGAGGTAATTCTTCTGATACAAGAACCACTACTCAAGAGTCCCCTGAGGAGAGTAGTTGGACTATGTACTTGCAAGATTTCATGATAACCAATAGTCAAGACGATGACGATGACGACCGCCGTTCTTTCTCCTCATACGGTTATGAGAATTGTTCCATAATCTCCGACGCCGCTTCTTCAGTCACCCGAAAGTTTACTATTAATGGAGAAGTTTTAGGGTTTGGCGTGGTTGGAGGTTATAATAGATCTGACGTCATGATTAAGAGAAAACCCAAGGAAGCTTTTCTTGATGATGCTTTGGAGGACACAGCTAGTTCTCCAGTAAGTAGTCCCAAG GAGAAAGGAAGTGCTTCTGGCCGGGTGGATGAGAGAAATGAATCGGGATTTATTGGGAGAGAGAGTGACTGCACAGAATTGAAGAAAAGGGGACTTTGCTTGGTTCCATTTTCTATGGTAGCAAACTATTTTGGATGA